The nucleotide window CATTTGTCAGCGGTCTGGGTTTCGTGATTGATGAAACGGGCGTCATAGGGACAGGCCTGAACGCAATAGGCGCAGCCTACGCAGCGGGAGGCATCGACCAGCACTTCGCCGGTTCCTTCCTGCTTGTAGGTGGCCTCGACCGGGCAGACCTCGACGCAAGGCGGTTCGTCACAGTGGTTGCACAGGCGCGGCAACATGACCATCGCCGGGTCGCCCCCTTCCTTGACGACCTCATAAACGGAGACGTGGGTGCGAAAGGCATCTTCCGGCACTGCATTTTCCATGATGCAGGCCACCGTGCAGGCCTGACAGCCGATGCATTTACGCAAGTCGACGACCATGCCCCAATGGGGGCCGCTGGCGTCTTTGCCATCGGTCGGGGAGCCGGTTGTTGCCGAAGCGCTGTTGGCTCCGGCAACCGTGGCCGCGGCCCCTATGGTTACCTGTCCGATCGCTCCGAGAAATTGTCGGCGAGAACTATCCATGGCTGGTCCTTTCACTCCGGGCGAGAATGACCGGCAAGATGACTGCCGTGCGCATGCAATACCCGTTTGGTCCCTCAGAGGCCGCACCACGGTTGCGCATTGAATCGCAACGAGGGGCAGCCGGTCTTGAGAACCAGAGTAGAAAGATGTTCTGTTGGCGTGAATCAGGCCAAACCCAGGGCCTTTAGGGGGTAACCCCTAAATCTCGTCCCAATTAACTGTGACAAGCTGCCGCACCAGATCCGCCGGCGTGGTGGCTTCCATCTTGGTCATCAGGTTGTGGCGGTGGATTTCCACGGTCTTGAGGCTGATTCCGAGATCCGCCGCTATCTGCTTGTTCTGCCTGCCATCCATGATGGCCCGGGCAACATCCTGCTCGCGGCTGGTGAGGCTCTCTACGCGACAGGCAATCGCGGCTTTCTTCTGTTCGTCTCCGGCGCGGGCGCGCGCTTGTTTCAGGGCATCGTTGATGCGCTCGACAAGCGCCATGCCGTTGACCGGTTTCTCGAAGAAATCGAGCGCGCCGGAGCGGATTGCCCGCACCGCCATCGGCACATCGGCATGGGCGGTGATGATGATCACCGGCAGAGCGCAATTGCGTCGCTTCAACTCATCAAGCAGTTCCAGCCCGGTCATTCCGGGCATCCGGACATCGGCGAGAATACACCCCACCACAGCGCCATCAAGCCGATCGAGCAGCTCGGCTGCCGAACCATGCGTCTCGATGGTCAGACCAAGGGACGACAGCATGAAGCCGAGGCCCTCACGCACAGCGCGATCGTCGTCGACGATATGGATGATCCCGTCCTCAGTCATGCCGTCTCTCCCGCTGGCAGCCAGATGGCCACTTCCAGTCCGTCACCATCATCGGGCCGCTTTGCCCGCATTGAGCCACCATGTGCTTCCACAATGGACCGGCTAAGCGCCAGTCCCAGCCCGATTCCGTCAGTTTTTGTGGTATAGAAGGCCTCAGCAAAATGACCAAGATCTTCTTCACTCATCCCATGGCCGAAGTCGCGAACCCGAAGCAGAATGCCATCACTTGCTTCGCGCCACGGCCGGACAGAGAGGATGGCCCTGCGCCGCTCCGGTTCCAACTCGCCCATGGCATCAATGGCATTTTGAACGAGATTGAGGACCACTTGCTGGATCTGGATCGGATCGACGGTGATGAGCGGCAGCCCCGGCACCAGATCGACAGTGACGCGGACACCGGCCCGATTGGCCGAGGCCTCATAGACGGCGGCACAATCGGCGATCAGGTCAGCCACGACCACGGTCACCGGCTTTGTTTCCTTCTTGCGGACGAAAGCGCGGATGCGGCGGATGACTTCGGCCGCCCGCTGCGCCTGCTGGGCGATTTCACCGGACGCCAATTCCATATCATCTGTCGTGAAACGATTGGCCCTGATCCGCAGCTGGCACCCCTGTGCGTAGTTGGAAATGGCGGCAAGTGGCTGGTTCAGCTCGTGGGCGATGGAGGATGCCATCTCACCAAGAATGGACAGGCGAGCAACATGTTCGAGTTCGCGCATATGCTTGCGGTCAGCGTCTTCGGCGCGCTTGCGTTCAGCCATTTCAAGACGCAGTCTGGCATTGGTAGCATCAAGGTCCCTCGTCCGCTTGCGCACAAGGCTCTCGATACGCACCGAATAGATCGCCCAAAAGATCAGCGCCCCGGCAATGATGATCAACCACTCGCGATAGTCATCGATGAAATCCGAGAGGGAAATCGGCCCGGTCCGGGCATAGGGCCCGATTTGCAGCTGGCGCAACACGGCGTGGACCGACTGATAGTCAAGCGGGACTGTCCAGAGATTGCCCGCTTGCATCTGCAGAAGCGTCACCGCCACCTGCTTGGCAAAGGCGGCATTGGTTCTTGGTGTTTTGGCAAGCGGCCAGTTGGGATAGATGGGACTAGATACGGCGCAATCGGTTTGGGTCTCGCTTCTTGTGGCAAAGGCCTTCAGTGCCCCATAGCGGGCAGGATCCTGCTTTTGCAGCATCTCCAGGGTGCAGGTTCGCATGACAGCGACGTCCGCCTTCCCCTCGAGCACCGCGTCGGCCACCTGTTGCATCGGATAGCCGGTCTGAAGGATCTCCACCCGACGAGTGAGAGAAGGATCGACCTTGTTCATTTCCGCCCAGATGACCTGAAAGCCGCCAAAGGCTTCGGTCGAGACCACAGCCATCTTCTTGCCGACCAGATCTTCCAGCGACAGGATCTTCCCGGTGGTTACCAGCGTCGAAGCTACGGGCTGGTCTTCATCCACCGTTGCAATACGGCTGATATGATAACGATACTCAAGCTCGGCATAGTTGCCCGGATTGGTGATGACAAAATCGAGCTGCCCGGCCTTGAGCGCAGCATCCAGCCCGGCGATATCAAGCGCTTCCAGCTTGAACGTCACATCGGGAAAAGCGGCATCAAGACTGGCCTCGGTCGGAGCCCAATGGATGCGGGAATGCTCTTCTCCAAGAACATCAAGCACACCGATTCGCTTCACCTCACCCGCAAAAGAAGGAGCAGAAAGCAGCATATGCGCGATCAGGAAGATCATCCAAAGCGCGGAACGGATAGAAAGCCCTCGCATTTCGCTATTGTTCTATCCTCATCCGGTTGGGGCTGCCCATTCAAAGCGAAGACCATCTGACGTGCGTTGATGCTCCATTTGTAAAAGGCGGCCATCGGTTGCACAAGTCTTTTGTCTGTTGCTGCTCTCTATGCGCCACAGGCTCGGGCCCAGAGACATGCCTAAATTCTCTTCTTTCATTTATAGAGAAACAGATTGGAATTCCAGATAGCAAAGAGACAAATGGCACCAAACATCAGAAAGGCAGCGATGGAAAGACTGACATATCGGGCAACTTCCCTTGGCAAGTCCTGCCTGAGACTTTCGGCCTTCATGGCCTTCAGCGGAAGCGAGAGGAAACCGGCTGACAGCGCAAAACCAGTTCCCAGAAAGAGGCTTATGTAAATTCCATAACCAATGAAATCATATTCCGGCTTCAGAATGCAGAAGGGGCAATGGTGATATGGTTGGGCATAGATATATGGAGCGACGACCGATATGATTGCAACGATGGCAGCGATGAAGAAGAACGGACTGATAATCGCATAGAGCGGCGTGAGGGCAGACTTCCAGAGGCCGAGCGTTGCCAGCACCGTCAACAACCACAGCCCGCCGAACAGCAGCCAGAGCGCCAATTCCTGATCGAGCGAAGACAATTGCGCCTCAATACCAGAGACCTCGGGCGTGAAAAGCCGCGAGCAACAAGAGGTGATGACATCCGTTTGCAGATTGAGGAAATAGCTCAATTGCAGCCCCGCTCCGGCCAGCATGATCGGGGCTAGGCCGATGAGGAAAGCGTATTTGTAGCGCGTCAGCGGATAGTCCCTGCCCTTGCCATCAACGTGGTTGAGCACCAGCCAGACAAAGGCACCGAAGAAGGTCGCCAGCTTGAACAGCAGCGCAGGAAAGCCATAGACGTTGACATTCAGCGTGCCGACGGCACACATCGCGCCGGTGAACATCACCGCCATACGGTCAGCGTTGTAGACAAACAGCAACAGGCTCAGAAGCTCGACCACCATCACGAAGGTCAGAGCGGTCGAAACCAGATAGGTCCTGCGCTCCATGTTGATCTGCCGGGCTCCGCCGCTGGTCACATCCCAATTTCGCAGCACACCATAGGCGAAAGAGGCAGCCCACAGGAGAATGATACTATCGAGCGCTGAGACGAGCAGAAGCGCAAGGATGGTGCTTTGAAAAATCATTCGCCCCCACTCTCCGGTTCGGACCGATCCTGCGCGCTTTCTATTGTGCCGTCTTTCATGCTGACGATCCTGTCAACAAGCCGGGCCTGCCAAATGCGCGGGTCGTGGCTGGTCATCAGGATGGTCTTTCCCTGATGTTTGAGGTCCTCCATCACAGAGAGGAATTCCTCTGTCAAAACCGTATCGAGATTGGCCGTCGGTTCATCGGCGATGATGATCGCCGGATCATTGATGAGTGCGCGGGCAATGGCCACCCTCTGGGCTTCGCCACCAGAAAGCAACTCGCTGAGAACGGTTGCCTTGTGATCCAATTGCAGCCGCTGCAAAAGCGCCATGGCGCGGTGTCGGAGTTCAGCGTGATCCCCTCCGAGCGGCAGGGCCGGAGCGGTCACGTTTTCCATCACCGACAGGCCACGCAGCAGGTTGAACCGCTGGAAGATAAAACCGAAAGTCTGGCGGCGAATGTCGGTCATGAATTTTTCAGGCAGCCCCGAAATGCATTCACCCACAAGGTGGATGCGGCCGGAAGTCGGACGGGACAGACAGCCGATCATGCTCAGCAGCGACGTCTTGCCGGACCCGCTCGGGCCTTGGAAAACGGTCGTTTCGTCGAGCGAGATCTGCAGGGAAATATCACGGACAGCCCGTACTTCATTCGGCTGGCCATCATTGTAGGTCTTACAGACAGCGTCGAGTTCGATCATCGCATCACCTGTTCCGGATCCGTGATGGCAGCCCGCCAGATGGGCACGATGGTGGCCGCAGTGAAGGGCACGATCGTAAAGAAGGCCAGCGTTGCCAGTTGCAGGCCATCGACACTCGGCGGCAGCGAAAAATCCGGGTAGAGCACGCCCCACCCCTGCAGCACCGGTTTCAAGAGCCCTGCGTCAAACAGGAAGACATGGACGTAGGCAGCCAATACGCCCCCCAGAAACGCCAACAGCGAGACCAGCGCGCCCTCCCAGAACTTCATCGCCAGAATGTCACCGGTGTCCCAGCCCACAGCCTTCAGAATGCCGATTTCGCGTTTCTCTTCGCCAGACAACCCCGAGGCCTTGTCGAAAACAAGGATGGCAAAGGCGATGATCGATGCGGCGAGCATCGCCAGCAACACACCCTCCCGCCATGAGAAGATGGCTTCATAGGTGCGCAGGATATCGTCCCGCGTCACGAACCGCGCATCGGGAAGCTGGTAAGAAGCCTTGCCGACGATCGTTGAGACCTCCCGGGGATTGCGTACCGTGAGCACCAGATCCGTATAGACATCGGGCGGCAGGTTGAAGAAACGGCGGAAATCCTCTTCGGTTACGAGGATCAGGTCGCTGCTCACCAAAGCAGAGTCGGACGTCAGCACATCCTTGATGCGCATGACAAGGGGCTTGCCCGTTGGCGATGTGATCGTGAGGATACGACCCTTTTTCACCCCCCTTATCCGGGCTATTCCTTCGCCAAGGATCGCTTGGCCTTTTGCCAGCTTGTAATCTTTGGCGTCGGGACCGGGCACCATCAGAGTATAGTTGGCCCGAGTTCCCTGATCATAGAAATAGCCCCAGAGCCTGCCATAGGCATTCTGAACGCCGCGAATGTTGCTTATCTTGTCGAGATAGGACAGCGGCGCCAGATCGTGTCGCCCCATGACCAGTCTCTGCACGGTAATCTCCGGCGCACCTGCCAGCACCAAAGCGGCCTCCCGGCGGATGGCATGGGAGAAGAACATCACCGACGCCAGCAGAAAGACAAGCATCAGATAGACCGCAAACAGGATAGTGTTGCGCCAAACTCGCCGGCGCATGGCCGAAAGGGTGAAATCGATCAGGCTGAGATGGCGTCGTAGCACCGCGCTATCCACCAGTGTTCTCCTCGTCCCCGATTTCAATCCGCACCTTTTGAGAAAACTTGCGGTTTGGGCCGATGAGCGATCCGGTCGGAAAATGATCGAGCGACATGGGGTGATCCTGAAAGGCGGAGCTGAGGTCGGCCATTGATGGATTGCGGGTGTAGCGGGCTTCGGTGAACAGAGTGAGGTCACTGAGCCCCAGCTGTTGCACCAGCGCCGTGGCCGGTTGCCGCGGGTTCTCCTCCAATGCGGCAAGCATTACGGTCATTCCTAGCAGGACCATGAACAGGGCGACGAGCCCGAGGATGATGACGGAAGGACGAAGTATCATTTGAGCAGAAACTCCCCCTTGTCGAGGCCGAGAAGCAGCGCCAACGTCACCTCGTCGAACCTCAGCAACCTCTTGCCCTGATGATCCTTCATGAATTCATCGGCATCATACTGGTCAGGGTGCGGGATAAGCTCGTGCCCCATCGGCCCCAGCACGTCCGACCCCATGACATAGAGGGCCGACCAGGCATCGACCCGCTCGGTCGCATAGTAGTCGGTAACACCAACGCGGTCTATATCCTCGGCCTTCCGCCCCGAAGCATATTTGGGCATGTCGAGCAGATACTTGAATAGATCCTTGGCACCGTCAAAGTGATCCGCATGCCCATCCTTGAAAAGGACCGTGGCAATCCAGTCAGGATAGCGGGCCGGAAACATGCCGCAAACGGGACAAGCGTCCCTGTCGCCGGGCATGGGAAGCTCTTGCAGAGGTGATGGCGCTTGCTGGGCCAGCCCAGTCCTTGGCAGAGAAGAGACTGAGGTCAACAGTAGGCCCAAAGCCATAAACTGCCGCCTGCTGATGGGGGAATGAATGGGATGGGAACACATGGAACTTTGCCTTGAAGTTGGGAGGGAGTGGAAGGATAGAGATCAGTGTGCTCTGTGCCCCAATCCTTCTCTCCCGGAAAAGACGAACAACCGGGTCAGTTGCCCTTACCCTTCATGTCTTCCATTTTCTTGGCCATATGCGCCCGCTTTTCGGCCCTGCGCTTACGGATCATCAGGGTGCTTTTTGCCATATCGGCATAGGCGACTTCCAGCGCCTCCTCAAAGCCGACGACGCGCGCGGCACCGGATGCTGCGGCCTTGTCAGGATCGGCGTAGGCCCACTTCCGGGTGGCTGACATGGTGCCGGGTTTTGTCGGGTCGAGGGCATAGTGGGCTTTCGAAGCGTCAATCAGCGGCTTGATCTCGGCATCCGATCCGGCATCGCCAACCCAGATCATCTTCGGGACGCGGTCCATGTTGAGACCAAGGGACAGGGAAAGACAATGGATCGAGCATGTCCCTTCGCAAGAGTCATCATCATACTGGATGAGATGCCGGGTCTGGCTCCACTGCTCGCGCACCATGCCGCAATAGGTACAGCGCGGATATTTCTCGAATTCCTTGTCGGTCGGATTGGAATCCTTTTTCATATGTCCGGTGACACCGTTCTTGCTGGTCCATTCCCAGGGGGACAGCATGGCAGCAAAAGCGGAAAGAGGCGAAAGGGCAATGGCAACAGGGGCCAGCGCAGCCGAAGTCAAAAGGGTACGGCGGTTCATGACAGGTCTCTCTTTAAATGAGTAAAACACACCTGACCAGCCGCAGGCGATGCCGCGTGATGGCTCAATATCAGAGGCTCGCCTTCAAGGTTCCGGGCGCGACTGGTCAGGCCTTTTATGGGGATGTCATGAAAAGGCCGGAGGACCGCGCGCGTAGATGCGATGCTGGGCAATGACTACGAGGACTTGATCATAAGGCTTGACCGTGGCGGGAATACTGGCTGGTTCGCTCACAGCGAGTATCGGCGGGCTACCCTCCAGCATCGGGGCGACGGCCGCCGAGGCACAGACCGGGCAATTTTCAGGGTTGACGCCCTTTTCGGGGGCACCGTTGCTGCCGCCCTCATCATCGAGAATGATGAGCCCGCCGGCAGAACATATTTGCAGGAAGCTGTAGGCTATGCTGCCCTTGTGGACCTTGGCAACATCTCCCGCTGCTGCCGTCCAGACAGACGAGGCGTGAACGACGCCAAAGAACAGCTGACAGGTCAACGCGATCAGCGTGACGCAAACTGCCAGACTATCTTTGCGTAATGCCCGCATGCGTTTGACCAGTGATCGGACCGAATCCGATCGCCCCTTTCCTAAATCCCGGTTTCCTACAAGAAAACAGGATGGCGGGCAAAGTTGAAACTAGACATTGGTCAAAAGTGATTATGATATACCTATTTTATCCGCATTATTTTGCCCGCAACAAACCCAAGGCAGGCATTGGCCGAGGACGTGGGCAGCCCATCGGGTCACCACATCGAAGCAAGCGGTGGCCTGATGACTAGACATTTAGGCTGGTGTTCGCGTCAGAAAGCGCGGCAGCAACTGCCGCACCATGCTTGGCACAACCAAAATCAAACCGACAGCAGTCGCGGTGAAGTTGGGTGCCACCAAGAGGATAGCAGCGAAAACCAGAATGAGGCGCTCAAACCAGTAGAGCGGCGCATAAAGCCAACCAGAGACGGCCGAAGCCAGCACCCAGATACCGAGCACCGCACCACTGAAGGCCAGAGCAAAGGCCTGCCAGGTGAAACCGTCGGTGACGATCAACAGGGCTGGCTGGAAGGCAAAGACGAAGGGCACCAGCGCTTTGCCCATGCTCAAGCGAAACGCCGTATTGCCCGCCTTGAAGGCGTTGGCTCCGGCGATCCCCGCCCCGGCATAGGCCGCCATGGCCACCGGAGGTGTCACATCAGCGAGCACGCCATAGTAGAACACGAAATAGTGGGCCACCATCTGCTGGACACCGAGCATGCCCAGAATGGGCGCTGCCACGGCTACCATGATGATGTAGTTGGCCGTGGTCGGGATGCCACAGCCCATCAGGATGCAGACGACGGCGGTCAGCATCAGGGTGAACAGCAACGTGAGAGACGGCACGGTCATCAGTTCAAACGGCAGGAAGGTGACCATGTCGTGAACCGAAGTGGCCCAGTCCTGCGCGATGGTCGTGACCATATAGGCGATCTTGAAGCCCACGCCCGTCAGGGTAACGACGCCAATCACCACACCCACCAGCGCGGCTGCGGCGGTTACCGACAGGGATTGCTTGGCACCGAGAATGAAACCTTCCCAGATGCCATGCAGCGTCCCTTTGATGCCCTCGACGAGGCCAGAGGCCCGAACCTGCTGAATGGCAAGCACGACGACACAAGCCGAAATCGACCAGAAGGCAGCGGCAAAAGGGGTGCGGCCGGAGAGCAGCACAGCCACCAGCAGCGCCAATGGCACGACCGACAACCAGCCTTTCTTGAGCACCCGCCATGCATTGGGCAGTTCGTCGACGGACATTCCGCGCAGCCCCAGACGACGGGCTTCCAGATGGACCTGAACCAACACCCCGAAGAAATGCATGAAGGCAGGCACCAGAGCGGCAGTCAGAATCGTCGTCAGCGGAACGCCTAGATATTCGATCATCAGGAAGGCAACGGCACCCATCACCGGCGGTGTGATCTGGCCACCGGTCGAAGCGGCGGCTTCAACAGCGGCAGCAAAGTGACGAGGATAGCCGATGCGTATCATCGCAGGAATGGTCAGTGATCCGGTCGTCACCGTGTTGGCGATGGAAGAGCCGGAGATGGACCCCAGCAGCGCCGAGGACAACACCGAAACCTTGGCAGGACCGCCCGCATAACGACCGGCAATAGCCGAAGCAACGTCGATGAACAACTGGCCGAGACCGATGCGCGTTGCCATCACGCCGAACAGCACGAAATGGAACACATAGGTGGCAATAACACCGAGCGCGGTGCCGTAGATGCCCTGAGAGGTCAGATAGAGATGGTTGACGATGTTCGACCAGCTGGCTCCGGGATGGACCAGAATGCCGGGCATGGACTTGCCGAAATAGGCATAAGCCATGAACAGGATCGCAATGACCGGCAAAGGCCACCCCATGGAACGCCGTACTGCTTCGAGCAATACCACGATCAATATGGTGCCCATGATAACATCGATTGGCAGCGGGTTGCCGACACGGAATGCAAGTTCGCTATAGATCCACGGCACATAGAGTGCGCTGACGATCCCGGCGATAGCAAGACACCAGTCTATGAGAGGCAAGCCAAACGGTGCGGCCCAACTGGAGGCAACTTCCTTTTTACCAAAAGCGGAAAAGCTAAGGAAAACTAACAGCAACGTCACGCCCATGTGGAAACCGCGATGAACCGTTGCCTGCGGGATTCCGAAACCGGCCGTGTAATAGTGATAGCATGACAGCAGAAACAGGATGGCGGCGGTGATGAGGGTCAGAGGCATTTGCAGAACACGGAAGCGAAGCTCCGGATCGAACTTTTCCTCTATTGCCTGAAGTTCATCGGCGGAAAGTTCCTTGATCTGCTCTTCTGTGCTCTGCTTGATGCTGTCGGCTGCCATATTTTCTGCGCTCCTGTAAAAAAGAGGAAAAGGGGGGCGCGCATGTCAT belongs to uncultured Cohaesibacter sp. and includes:
- a CDS encoding ABC transporter ATP-binding protein produces the protein MIELDAVCKTYNDGQPNEVRAVRDISLQISLDETTVFQGPSGSGKTSLLSMIGCLSRPTSGRIHLVGECISGLPEKFMTDIRRQTFGFIFQRFNLLRGLSVMENVTAPALPLGGDHAELRHRAMALLQRLQLDHKATVLSELLSGGEAQRVAIARALINDPAIIIADEPTANLDTVLTEEFLSVMEDLKHQGKTILMTSHDPRIWQARLVDRIVSMKDGTIESAQDRSEPESGGE
- a CDS encoding TRAP transporter permease, translated to MAADSIKQSTEEQIKELSADELQAIEEKFDPELRFRVLQMPLTLITAAILFLLSCYHYYTAGFGIPQATVHRGFHMGVTLLLVFLSFSAFGKKEVASSWAAPFGLPLIDWCLAIAGIVSALYVPWIYSELAFRVGNPLPIDVIMGTILIVVLLEAVRRSMGWPLPVIAILFMAYAYFGKSMPGILVHPGASWSNIVNHLYLTSQGIYGTALGVIATYVFHFVLFGVMATRIGLGQLFIDVASAIAGRYAGGPAKVSVLSSALLGSISGSSIANTVTTGSLTIPAMIRIGYPRHFAAAVEAAASTGGQITPPVMGAVAFLMIEYLGVPLTTILTAALVPAFMHFFGVLVQVHLEARRLGLRGMSVDELPNAWRVLKKGWLSVVPLALLVAVLLSGRTPFAAAFWSISACVVVLAIQQVRASGLVEGIKGTLHGIWEGFILGAKQSLSVTAAAALVGVVIGVVTLTGVGFKIAYMVTTIAQDWATSVHDMVTFLPFELMTVPSLTLLFTLMLTAVVCILMGCGIPTTANYIIMVAVAAPILGMLGVQQMVAHYFVFYYGVLADVTPPVAMAAYAGAGIAGANAFKAGNTAFRLSMGKALVPFVFAFQPALLIVTDGFTWQAFALAFSGAVLGIWVLASAVSGWLYAPLYWFERLILVFAAILLVAPNFTATAVGLILVVPSMVRQLLPRFLTRTPA
- a CDS encoding nitrous oxide reductase accessory protein NosL, whose amino-acid sequence is MNRRTLLTSAALAPVAIALSPLSAFAAMLSPWEWTSKNGVTGHMKKDSNPTDKEFEKYPRCTYCGMVREQWSQTRHLIQYDDDSCEGTCSIHCLSLSLGLNMDRVPKMIWVGDAGSDAEIKPLIDASKAHYALDPTKPGTMSATRKWAYADPDKAAASGAARVVGFEEALEVAYADMAKSTLMIRKRRAEKRAHMAKKMEDMKGKGN
- a CDS encoding FtsX-like permease family protein, which translates into the protein MDSAVLRRHLSLIDFTLSAMRRRVWRNTILFAVYLMLVFLLASVMFFSHAIRREAALVLAGAPEITVQRLVMGRHDLAPLSYLDKISNIRGVQNAYGRLWGYFYDQGTRANYTLMVPGPDAKDYKLAKGQAILGEGIARIRGVKKGRILTITSPTGKPLVMRIKDVLTSDSALVSSDLILVTEEDFRRFFNLPPDVYTDLVLTVRNPREVSTIVGKASYQLPDARFVTRDDILRTYEAIFSWREGVLLAMLAASIIAFAILVFDKASGLSGEEKREIGILKAVGWDTGDILAMKFWEGALVSLLAFLGGVLAAYVHVFLFDAGLLKPVLQGWGVLYPDFSLPPSVDGLQLATLAFFTIVPFTAATIVPIWRAAITDPEQVMR
- a CDS encoding PhnD/SsuA/transferrin family substrate-binding protein; translation: MRGLSIRSALWMIFLIAHMLLSAPSFAGEVKRIGVLDVLGEEHSRIHWAPTEASLDAAFPDVTFKLEALDIAGLDAALKAGQLDFVITNPGNYAELEYRYHISRIATVDEDQPVASTLVTTGKILSLEDLVGKKMAVVSTEAFGGFQVIWAEMNKVDPSLTRRVEILQTGYPMQQVADAVLEGKADVAVMRTCTLEMLQKQDPARYGALKAFATRSETQTDCAVSSPIYPNWPLAKTPRTNAAFAKQVAVTLLQMQAGNLWTVPLDYQSVHAVLRQLQIGPYARTGPISLSDFIDDYREWLIIIAGALIFWAIYSVRIESLVRKRTRDLDATNARLRLEMAERKRAEDADRKHMRELEHVARLSILGEMASSIAHELNQPLAAISNYAQGCQLRIRANRFTTDDMELASGEIAQQAQRAAEVIRRIRAFVRKKETKPVTVVVADLIADCAAVYEASANRAGVRVTVDLVPGLPLITVDPIQIQQVVLNLVQNAIDAMGELEPERRRAILSVRPWREASDGILLRVRDFGHGMSEEDLGHFAEAFYTTKTDGIGLGLALSRSIVEAHGGSMRAKRPDDGDGLEVAIWLPAGETA
- a CDS encoding response regulator; the encoded protein is MTEDGIIHIVDDDRAVREGLGFMLSSLGLTIETHGSAAELLDRLDGAVVGCILADVRMPGMTGLELLDELKRRNCALPVIIITAHADVPMAVRAIRSGALDFFEKPVNGMALVERINDALKQARARAGDEQKKAAIACRVESLTSREQDVARAIMDGRQNKQIAADLGISLKTVEIHRHNLMTKMEATTPADLVRQLVTVNWDEI
- a CDS encoding nitrous oxide reductase accessory protein NosL; this translates as MPGDRDACPVCGMFPARYPDWIATVLFKDGHADHFDGAKDLFKYLLDMPKYASGRKAEDIDRVGVTDYYATERVDAWSALYVMGSDVLGPMGHELIPHPDQYDADEFMKDHQGKRLLRFDEVTLALLLGLDKGEFLLK
- a CDS encoding 4Fe-4S dicluster domain-containing protein, whose product is MDSSRRQFLGAIGQVTIGAAATVAGANSASATTGSPTDGKDASGPHWGMVVDLRKCIGCQACTVACIMENAVPEDAFRTHVSVYEVVKEGGDPAMVMLPRLCNHCDEPPCVEVCPVEATYKQEGTGEVLVDASRCVGCAYCVQACPYDARFINHETQTADKCTFCVHRTEAGLLPACVETCVGGARIFGDLNDPESTVSRLLASNEVSVLRPEMHTDPNVYYIGLDEALDGRVAGEAAYKPPLTTSLEHHGEGR